The following proteins come from a genomic window of Campylobacter coli 76339:
- a CDS encoding membrane protein → MIYILEFFKGASLALMLFGALFFFFKFNSFLYSFLGLIPGLLLSLVFICLIENYELKLKINQDKSK, encoded by the coding sequence TTGATCTATATCTTAGAATTCTTTAAGGGTGCGTCTTTGGCTTTGATGCTTTTTGGCGCACTTTTTTTCTTTTTTAAATTTAATTCTTTTTTATACTCTTTTTTAGGACTTATCCCGGGTTTGCTTTTATCTTTAGTTTTTATTTGTCTTATAGAAAATTACGAATTAAAACTTAAAATCAATCAAGATAAAAGCAAGTAG
- a CDS encoding 5,10-methylenetetrahydrofolate reductase: MCSFSFEIFPPKRDENIKNLNAILDDLGQLSPNFISVTFGAGGSINSKNTLETASLIQEKYKIPSIVHLPCIHSSKEKIADILQECKERQLDKILALRGDVCNDLEKSKDFSYASDLISFIQKQGEFEIYAACYPEKHNESRNFIEDIHHLKNKVNAGTDKLITQLFYNNEDFYTFKQNCALANINIPIYAGIMPITNKRQVLKISQLCGAKIPPKFAKILEKYENNTLALEDAGIAYAVDQIVDLITSGVDGIHLYTMNKSKAAIKIYEAVKYLLKEEIRA; this comes from the coding sequence ATGTGCAGCTTTTCTTTTGAAATTTTTCCGCCAAAAAGAGATGAAAACATTAAGAATCTTAATGCAATTTTAGATGATTTAGGACAATTAAGTCCTAACTTCATCAGCGTAACTTTTGGTGCTGGTGGCTCTATAAATTCAAAAAATACCTTAGAAACAGCAAGCTTAATTCAAGAAAAATATAAAATTCCTAGCATAGTGCACTTACCTTGCATTCATTCTAGTAAAGAAAAAATCGCAGACATACTTCAAGAATGCAAAGAAAGACAACTTGATAAAATTCTTGCCTTAAGAGGGGATGTGTGTAATGATTTGGAAAAAAGTAAGGATTTCTCTTACGCAAGCGATTTGATTTCTTTTATCCAAAAACAAGGAGAATTTGAAATTTATGCAGCTTGCTATCCTGAAAAACATAACGAATCTCGAAATTTTATCGAAGATATACATCATCTTAAAAACAAAGTTAATGCAGGCACAGATAAGCTCATCACTCAGCTTTTCTATAATAACGAGGATTTTTACACTTTTAAGCAAAATTGTGCTTTGGCTAATATTAACATTCCTATTTATGCAGGCATTATGCCTATTACCAATAAAAGGCAAGTGTTAAAAATTTCACAACTTTGCGGAGCTAAAATTCCGCCTAAATTTGCTAAAATTTTAGAAAAATATGAAAATAATACTTTAGCTTTAGAGGATGCTGGGATCGCTTATGCGGTAGATCAGATTGTTGATTTGATTACTAGTGGGGTGGATGGAATTCATCTTTACACTATGAACAAATCCAAAGCAGCTATTAAAATTTATGAAGCTGTAAAATATCTTTTAAAAGAAGAAATTCGTGCTTAA
- a CDS encoding 5-methyltetrahydropteroyltriglutamate--homocysteine methyltransferase: MKNSIISYPRIGANRELKFAIEKYFKAQSSKEELLETAKNLRARHWKDIQNAGIDFIPSNDFSLYDNVLDTAVLFNITPKRYKDLNLDPLDEYFAQSRGYQGKNGDTIALAMKKWFNTNYHYLAPECDDASIIALSGDKIFKEYLEAKELGIETKPVLVGIFTLFKLIAFKDENTKEFAKDKLLQAYIELLKKLNSLGVAWLELDEPYLVYDLNQEDIALFEEFYKELLKHKGEVKVLLQSYFGDLRDIYTKLLESNFDALGLDFIEGKESLNLIQKYGFANDKILFAGIVNGKNIYANDYAKSLKLIKELQKYTQNIVINTSCSLLHVPYSTESETKLDSSYLKLFSFAKEKLKELQDLKTIINSNEENPLFKANQELFKNIPNRLDEKVKARLQTLKKEDFIRKPEFKERIQIQKEFLKLPLLPTTTIGSFPQSADVRSNRLAFKQEKISAQNYTEFNQQKIKECIQIQEEIGLDVLVHGEFERNDMVEYFGENLKGFLFTQNGWVQSYGTRCVKPPVIWGDVSRTKPITLAWSKFAQSLSKKIVKGMLTGPVTILNWSFPREDISLKESTEQIALALRDEVLDLENAGIKIIQIDEAALREKLPLRKSDWHSEYLDWAIPAFNLVHSGVKTKTQIHTHMCYSEFSDILKEIDAMDADVISFEASRSNLNLLDTLKAVNFQTEVGPGVYDIHSPRVPSVEEISSTIEKILNKLPKEQIWINPDCGLKTRGYEEVVAALKNLVIATQKIRKKL; the protein is encoded by the coding sequence ATGAAAAATTCAATCATTTCTTACCCAAGAATAGGTGCAAATAGGGAATTAAAATTTGCTATTGAAAAATATTTTAAAGCTCAAAGTTCTAAAGAAGAACTTTTAGAAACTGCTAAAAATTTAAGAGCTAGACATTGGAAAGATATCCAAAATGCGGGGATTGATTTCATTCCTAGCAATGATTTTTCACTCTATGATAATGTATTAGATACAGCTGTGCTTTTTAATATCACTCCAAAACGCTATAAAGACTTAAATTTAGATCCTTTAGATGAGTATTTTGCGCAAAGTCGTGGTTACCAAGGAAAAAATGGAGATACCATAGCTCTAGCAATGAAAAAATGGTTTAATACAAACTATCATTATTTAGCGCCTGAGTGTGATGATGCAAGCATTATAGCTTTAAGCGGGGATAAAATTTTTAAAGAATATCTTGAAGCAAAAGAACTTGGTATAGAAACAAAACCTGTTTTAGTAGGAATTTTTACCCTCTTTAAACTCATAGCTTTTAAAGATGAAAACACTAAAGAATTTGCTAAAGATAAGCTTTTACAAGCATACATTGAACTTCTTAAAAAGCTTAATTCATTAGGAGTAGCATGGCTAGAACTCGATGAACCTTATTTGGTTTATGATTTAAATCAAGAAGATATTGCTTTATTTGAAGAATTTTACAAAGAACTTTTAAAACATAAGGGGGAAGTTAAAGTCTTGCTTCAAAGCTATTTTGGAGATTTAAGAGATATTTATACTAAACTTCTAGAAAGTAATTTTGATGCTTTGGGGCTTGATTTTATAGAAGGCAAAGAAAGCTTAAATTTAATCCAAAAATATGGGTTTGCTAACGATAAAATACTTTTTGCAGGTATAGTAAATGGTAAAAATATCTATGCTAATGATTACGCAAAAAGCTTAAAACTTATCAAAGAGCTTCAAAAATACACTCAAAATATAGTTATAAATACCTCGTGTTCACTCTTGCACGTTCCTTATAGTACAGAATCTGAAACCAAGTTGGACTCAAGCTATCTCAAGCTTTTCTCTTTTGCAAAAGAAAAACTTAAAGAATTACAAGACTTAAAAACTATCATAAATAGCAATGAAGAAAATCCTCTTTTTAAAGCCAATCAAGAACTCTTTAAAAATATTCCTAATCGTTTAGATGAAAAAGTAAAAGCTAGACTTCAAACTCTAAAAAAAGAAGACTTTATAAGAAAGCCTGAATTTAAAGAGCGCATCCAAATTCAAAAAGAATTTTTAAAACTCCCTCTTTTACCAACTACAACCATAGGATCATTTCCGCAAAGTGCTGATGTGCGTTCTAATCGCCTTGCTTTTAAACAAGAAAAAATTTCAGCACAAAACTATACTGAATTTAACCAACAAAAAATTAAAGAATGTATCCAAATTCAAGAAGAAATAGGACTTGATGTTTTGGTACACGGGGAATTTGAAAGAAATGATATGGTGGAGTATTTTGGAGAAAATTTAAAAGGCTTTTTATTTACTCAAAATGGCTGGGTTCAAAGCTACGGAACAAGATGTGTAAAACCACCTGTAATTTGGGGCGATGTATCACGCACAAAACCTATCACTCTAGCATGGTCTAAATTTGCTCAAAGTTTGAGTAAAAAAATCGTAAAAGGTATGCTTACAGGTCCTGTAACTATACTCAATTGGTCTTTCCCAAGAGAAGATATCAGCTTAAAAGAAAGTACCGAACAAATAGCTTTAGCCTTAAGAGATGAAGTTTTAGATCTTGAAAATGCAGGCATTAAAATCATACAAATTGATGAAGCAGCTCTAAGAGAAAAACTGCCTTTAAGAAAAAGCGATTGGCATAGCGAATATTTAGATTGGGCAATCCCTGCTTTCAATCTTGTGCATAGCGGAGTAAAAACCAAAACACAAATTCATACCCATATGTGTTATAGCGAATTTAGCGATATCTTAAAAGAAATTGATGCAATGGATGCAGATGTAATATCTTTCGAAGCTTCAAGATCAAATCTTAATCTTTTAGATACCCTAAAAGCTGTTAATTTTCAAACAGAAGTTGGACCAGGAGTTTATGATATACATAGCCCTAGGGTGCCTAGCGTGGAAGAAATAAGCTCAACCATAGAAAAAATTCTTAACAAACTACCTAAAGAGCAAATTTGGATCAATCCAGACTGCGGACTTAAAACAAGGGGTTATGAAGAAGTTGTAGCTGCTCTTAAAAATTTAGTTATCGCCACGCAAAAAATAAGAAAAAAATTATAA
- a CDS encoding S-ribosylhomocysteine lyase / Autoinducer-2 production protein LuxS — protein MPLLDSFKVDHTKMPAPAVRLAKTMKTPKGDTISVFDLRFCVPNKDIMSEKGTHTLEHLFAGFMRDHLNSDLVEIIDISPMGCRTGFYMSLIGTPDEKSVAKAWEAAMKDILNVSDQSQIPELNIYQCGTCAIHSLDEAKEIAQKVLNSTIGVMNNEELKLENI, from the coding sequence ATGCCATTACTTGACAGTTTTAAAGTAGATCATACCAAAATGCCCGCACCTGCTGTGCGTTTAGCTAAGACAATGAAAACTCCAAAAGGTGATACCATTAGTGTATTTGATTTGCGTTTTTGCGTGCCTAATAAAGATATCATGAGTGAAAAAGGTACACATACACTAGAACACTTATTTGCAGGTTTTATGAGAGATCATTTAAATTCGGATTTGGTTGAAATCATCGACATTTCGCCTATGGGATGTCGCACAGGTTTTTATATGAGTTTAATTGGCACACCTGATGAAAAAAGTGTGGCCAAGGCTTGGGAAGCTGCAATGAAAGATATTTTAAATGTGAGCGATCAAAGTCAAATTCCTGAACTCAATATCTATCAATGTGGAACTTGTGCTATCCATTCTTTAGATGAAGCAAAAGAAATTGCACAAAAAGTTTTAAATTCTACCATAGGCGTGATGAATAACGAAGAATTAAAACTTGAAAATATCTAA
- a CDS encoding Aspartyl-tRNA(Asn) amidotransferase subunit B @ Glutamyl-tRNA(Gln) amidotransferase subunit B, whose translation MFEVVIGLEVHTQLNTKTKIFCSCATSFGEAPNTNVCPTCLALPGALPVLNEEAVKKAIAFGKAVNAIINKKSIFNRKNYFYPDLPKAYQISQFDIPIVEKGELFININGENKRIGITRAHLEEDAGKNIHENNYSKVDLNRAGTPLLEIVSEPELRSSDEAVAYLKKLHSIIRFLDISDANMQEGSFRCDANVSIRPKGDTKLYTRVEIKNLNSFRFIQKAIEYEVKRQSEAWEDGVYDKEVVQETRLFDTVNLVTRSMRGKEEAAEYRYFPDPDLLPVLLKDEFLDIQIPELPDEKKMRYINELGIKESDAEVLIGSLELSRFFESLIALNLNPKLCVNWLNTELMGLLKGELTIENSPVDAIKLGALIKRIEEGVISAKAAKDVLAYVFENPDMDIDETIEKLGLKQVSDDSAIEAVVEQILNANADKVAEYKSGKDKLFGFFVGQTMKEGKGAFNPSKVNEILKAKLG comes from the coding sequence ATGTTTGAAGTAGTCATAGGACTTGAAGTACATACTCAACTCAATACTAAAACAAAAATATTTTGCTCATGCGCAACTTCTTTTGGAGAAGCTCCAAATACAAATGTTTGTCCCACTTGTTTGGCTTTACCGGGTGCTTTGCCTGTTTTAAATGAAGAGGCAGTAAAAAAAGCCATTGCTTTTGGAAAAGCGGTAAATGCTATCATAAACAAAAAAAGTATTTTCAATAGAAAAAATTATTTTTATCCTGATTTGCCAAAAGCTTATCAAATTTCACAATTTGATATTCCTATAGTAGAAAAGGGTGAGCTTTTTATCAATATAAATGGTGAAAATAAACGCATAGGTATCACAAGGGCACATTTAGAAGAAGATGCGGGTAAAAATATCCATGAAAATAATTATTCTAAAGTAGATTTAAACCGTGCAGGAACTCCTTTGCTTGAAATTGTAAGCGAACCTGAACTTAGAAGCAGTGATGAAGCAGTAGCGTATCTTAAAAAACTTCATTCTATCATACGCTTTTTAGATATTTCTGATGCAAATATGCAAGAGGGAAGTTTTAGATGTGATGCTAATGTAAGTATAAGACCAAAGGGCGATACTAAGCTTTACACTAGAGTAGAGATTAAAAATCTTAATTCTTTCCGTTTTATCCAAAAAGCTATAGAATACGAAGTAAAAAGACAAAGCGAAGCATGGGAAGATGGTGTTTATGATAAAGAGGTAGTACAAGAAACAAGACTTTTTGATACAGTAAATTTGGTCACAAGAAGTATGCGTGGTAAAGAAGAAGCAGCAGAATATCGTTATTTTCCAGATCCTGATTTGTTACCTGTTTTACTAAAAGATGAATTTTTAGATATTCAAATTCCTGAGCTTCCTGATGAGAAAAAAATGCGCTATATAAATGAACTCGGTATTAAAGAAAGCGATGCAGAGGTGCTCATAGGATCGCTTGAATTGAGCCGTTTTTTTGAAAGTTTGATTGCTTTAAATTTAAATCCTAAGCTTTGTGTAAATTGGTTAAATACTGAACTTATGGGACTTTTAAAAGGGGAATTAACGATAGAAAATTCCCCAGTAGATGCGATCAAACTTGGTGCCTTAATCAAGCGTATAGAAGAGGGCGTGATCAGTGCAAAAGCGGCAAAGGATGTTTTAGCCTATGTTTTTGAAAATCCAGATATGGATATTGATGAAACGATTGAAAAGTTAGGGCTTAAGCAGGTTAGTGATGATTCAGCTATCGAGGCAGTTGTTGAGCAAATTTTAAATGCAAATGCTGATAAGGTTGCAGAATATAAAAGTGGAAAAGATAAGCTTTTTGGTTTCTTTGTGGGGCAGACTATGAAAGAAGGTAAGGGAGCCTTTAATCCTAGTAAGGTCAATGAAATTTTAAAAGCAAAGCTGGGCTGA
- a CDS encoding Glycerol-3-phosphate dehydrogenase [NAD(P)+]: protein MSKIAIIGAGKWGSALYSALSINNTCFMTSRTQRDLPYFVSLEQALDCEYLVFALSSQGIHSWLKQNFVNKGQKILIASKGIDTSTCKFLDEIFSEFIDRDKLCVLSGPSFATEVMQNLPCALVVSGVKEELCKKFASFFPDFIKVYTDDDVRGAEICGAYKNVLAIASGISDGLGLGNNARASLISRGLIEMHRFGKFFGAKEETFLGLGGAGDLFLTATSVLSRNYRVGLALAKEKKLDDILQELGEVAEGVKTAYAIEKISKDKAIYTPIVNEIVQILQGKNVKQAVQNLLKTKDN from the coding sequence ATGAGCAAAATTGCAATCATCGGCGCAGGAAAATGGGGCAGTGCTTTATACAGTGCTTTAAGTATTAATAATACTTGTTTTATGACTTCTCGCACACAGCGAGATTTACCTTATTTTGTGAGTTTAGAGCAGGCCTTGGATTGTGAATATTTGGTTTTTGCTTTAAGCTCTCAAGGAATTCATTCTTGGCTTAAACAAAATTTTGTTAACAAGGGTCAAAAAATTCTTATCGCTTCTAAAGGTATAGATACTTCAACTTGTAAGTTTTTAGATGAAATTTTTAGCGAATTTATAGATAGAGATAAGCTTTGTGTTTTAAGTGGCCCTTCTTTTGCAACCGAAGTAATGCAAAATCTTCCCTGTGCTTTAGTTGTAAGCGGGGTAAAAGAAGAATTATGTAAAAAATTTGCAAGTTTTTTTCCAGATTTTATTAAAGTATATACAGATGATGATGTGCGTGGTGCTGAAATTTGTGGTGCTTATAAAAATGTTTTAGCCATTGCTAGCGGTATAAGCGATGGTTTAGGACTTGGAAATAACGCAAGGGCTTCTTTGATTTCTAGAGGTCTTATTGAAATGCATCGTTTTGGTAAATTTTTTGGAGCCAAGGAAGAAACTTTCTTAGGGCTTGGGGGTGCAGGAGATTTATTCTTAACTGCAACTAGTGTATTATCAAGAAATTATCGCGTGGGTTTGGCTTTGGCAAAAGAAAAAAAACTCGATGATATTTTACAAGAATTAGGCGAGGTAGCAGAGGGCGTGAAAACAGCCTATGCTATAGAAAAGATTTCAAAAGATAAGGCAATCTATACACCTATTGTAAATGAAATAGTACAGATCTTGCAAGGAAAAAATGTTAAACAAGCAGTACAAAATTTATTAAAAACAAAGGATAATTAG
- a CDS encoding Amidohydrolase, giving the protein MLIKNAKIYGENLQDLLIKDGKIVKIGANLDDNDEVLDAQGMTLLPSFVDLCVNLKNDKFSLSNLELLEKECLRGGVGAIILRDCMDFDEESFSLFLQNLKTRKIQIFPSICALDKQGKLKNLATLFNKGAHALELKSSSDANILRVSMQYALMKEKSIFVKCHDENFDDNGVMNDCEASFELGLAGMSTVAESSEVAKIQEIAKFYGVKVIFDLLSLKRSIELLGDENLKLISIHHLIKDDSACAGFNTAAKLNPPLRSKEDKESLKQALKQGKIDFLSSLHSAKSISLKDLAFDEAAFGIHSVCEFMSLCYTFLIKEGLLTWQNLCKATSQNPSEFLGLNSGIIEVGKEANLVLFDENEEISAPKSSLYVNDKLFGKVKLHLVKGENIILN; this is encoded by the coding sequence ATGCTGATTAAAAATGCTAAAATTTATGGTGAAAATTTACAAGATCTTTTAATTAAAGATGGAAAGATAGTAAAAATAGGCGCAAATTTAGACGATAACGATGAAGTATTGGATGCTCAAGGAATGACTTTATTGCCATCTTTTGTGGATTTGTGTGTCAATTTAAAAAATGATAAATTCTCCCTAAGCAATCTAGAACTTTTAGAAAAGGAGTGTTTAAGAGGAGGAGTTGGTGCTATAATCTTGCGTGATTGCATGGATTTTGATGAAGAAAGCTTTTCGCTTTTTTTGCAGAATTTAAAAACTAGAAAGATTCAAATTTTTCCAAGTATTTGTGCTTTAGACAAACAAGGCAAGCTTAAGAATTTAGCTACGCTTTTTAACAAAGGTGCACATGCTCTAGAACTTAAGAGTTCGAGTGATGCAAATATTTTGCGTGTAAGTATGCAATATGCTTTAATGAAAGAAAAAAGTATTTTTGTAAAATGTCATGATGAGAATTTTGATGATAATGGCGTGATGAATGATTGTGAGGCAAGTTTTGAGTTAGGTCTTGCGGGCATGAGCACAGTAGCTGAAAGCAGTGAAGTGGCAAAGATTCAAGAAATAGCTAAATTTTATGGCGTTAAAGTGATTTTTGATTTACTCAGTCTTAAGCGTTCTATAGAGCTTTTAGGGGATGAAAATTTAAAACTTATCAGCATACACCATTTGATCAAAGATGATAGTGCGTGTGCTGGATTTAATACAGCGGCAAAACTCAACCCTCCTTTAAGAAGTAAGGAAGATAAAGAAAGTTTAAAACAAGCTTTAAAACAAGGAAAGATAGACTTTTTAAGTTCTTTGCATAGCGCAAAGTCTATTTCTTTAAAAGATTTAGCTTTTGATGAGGCGGCTTTTGGTATTCATAGCGTATGTGAATTTATGAGCCTTTGTTATACTTTTCTTATCAAAGAAGGCCTTTTAACTTGGCAAAATCTTTGCAAAGCAACAAGCCAAAATCCAAGTGAATTTTTAGGTTTAAATAGTGGAATTATAGAAGTTGGCAAAGAAGCAAATTTGGTTCTTTTTGATGAAAATGAAGAAATTTCTGCTCCAAAAAGCTCACTTTATGTAAATGACAAACTTTTTGGAAAGGTTAAACTTCACCTTGTAAAAGGTGAAAACATAATTTTAAACTAA
- a CDS encoding Probable low-affinity inorganic phosphate transporter has protein sequence MQKDNLIAFTVFAISVIAFIIWGFGYISQHQLILFILASIFGIFMAFNIGGNDVANSFGTSVGAKTVTIKQALIIAAVFELSGAIFAGAEVTKTIRSGIVIFPEQFDPMLFVAIMLAALLSSGAWIFIATKKGLPVSTTHSIIGGIVGASIMMGLLKFDGSQTLSMVKWSEIVRIAISWVVSPLLGGLVAYIIYSYIDKKILKPSEKLSEELKNLKKDRKKFKENYFLNLKTKSMEEQIKELSAIALEDEGQENSFYKNQIKEFKEKEKSIDIYSVLKTHMPIIACVGAAIITAMFLFKGLNNVSTLDILQNFWIIGIIGTISYIVTFAIVKIVKKTELNKTTDRLFAWFQIFTASSFAFSHGANDIANAIGPFAAILDVLKNGTINANSPVPFAALAMFGVALVIGLWFLGKEVITTVGSKLASIRPTTGFSAELGASIVILLATQFGIPVSSTHILIGAVLGIGVYNKNANWIMMKPIGLAWIITLPAAGIMAALVFLGFKLSLGL, from the coding sequence ATGCAAAAAGATAATCTTATCGCATTTACCGTTTTTGCTATCAGCGTGATTGCATTTATTATTTGGGGATTTGGCTATATTTCCCAACACCAACTCATACTCTTTATACTTGCTTCTATTTTTGGTATATTTATGGCGTTTAACATAGGTGGAAACGATGTGGCAAATTCTTTTGGCACCAGCGTGGGAGCTAAAACAGTAACTATAAAACAAGCTTTGATTATAGCAGCTGTTTTTGAACTCAGCGGTGCTATTTTTGCAGGTGCTGAAGTAACCAAAACTATACGCAGTGGAATAGTTATATTTCCTGAACAATTCGACCCTATGCTTTTTGTCGCTATCATGCTAGCGGCACTTTTAAGCTCGGGAGCTTGGATTTTTATCGCTACAAAAAAAGGTTTGCCTGTATCTACTACGCATAGTATTATAGGCGGTATAGTTGGAGCTAGCATAATGATGGGTCTTTTAAAATTTGATGGATCACAAACCTTATCCATGGTTAAATGGAGCGAGATAGTAAGGATTGCTATATCTTGGGTTGTTTCACCTCTTTTAGGTGGTCTTGTAGCTTATATTATCTACTCTTATATAGATAAAAAAATCCTCAAACCGTCAGAAAAACTTAGCGAAGAGCTAAAAAATTTAAAAAAAGATAGAAAAAAATTTAAAGAAAATTATTTTTTAAATCTTAAAACTAAAAGTATGGAAGAGCAAATCAAAGAACTCTCAGCTATAGCCTTAGAAGATGAGGGACAAGAAAATAGCTTCTATAAAAATCAAATCAAAGAATTTAAAGAAAAAGAAAAAAGTATAGATATCTACTCTGTTTTAAAAACACATATGCCTATTATCGCTTGTGTTGGAGCTGCTATCATTACTGCTATGTTTTTATTTAAAGGCTTAAACAATGTTAGCACTTTAGATATTTTACAAAATTTTTGGATTATAGGAATTATTGGAACTATAAGCTATATTGTGACTTTTGCTATAGTAAAGATTGTTAAAAAAACTGAATTAAATAAGACCACCGATAGACTTTTTGCTTGGTTTCAAATTTTTACTGCTTCTAGCTTTGCCTTCTCTCATGGAGCCAATGATATAGCTAATGCTATTGGCCCTTTTGCTGCGATTTTAGATGTCCTTAAAAACGGTACTATCAATGCAAATTCTCCCGTACCTTTTGCTGCTCTAGCTATGTTTGGAGTCGCTTTGGTTATAGGACTTTGGTTTTTAGGAAAAGAAGTAATTACCACTGTGGGTTCTAAACTAGCTTCTATACGCCCTACCACAGGATTTAGCGCGGAACTTGGAGCAAGTATAGTCATACTTTTAGCAACTCAATTTGGAATTCCAGTAAGCTCAACACATATTTTAATCGGTGCAGTTTTGGGTATAGGTGTATATAATAAAAATGCAAATTGGATCATGATGAAACCTATAGGACTAGCTTGGATTATTACTTTGCCAGCCGCTGGGATAATGGCAGCACTTGTATTCTTAGGATTTAAACTAAGCTTAGGACTTTAG
- a CDS encoding Putative periplasmic protein: MRSILYTIPILFFSLLNADELDKALKNNQNKWKKFDYQATKKAPTIKEENIDFKSALNGLLSDVLENKNGIDKTDGNLDFQNENVQIKNLNSLYEGENNSLLFQKEFYAAQDSYNYSGGLINRYEKDDFLLGLNGFIDGKKEQKESKSFGAEIGYHQFIKAYSNYYIPNEADENLQLGVSFTIPTYSAFIFDISKDSEKTNYQVSYSPYSVFSLKLLHRDFKAKETTDDTVLQVGFSFNFDKSFLKQLKKKDNALQEVNRYDFLQRVR; this comes from the coding sequence ATGAGAAGTATTTTGTATACAATACCCATACTTTTTTTCTCTTTGCTAAATGCCGATGAGCTAGATAAAGCTTTAAAAAATAATCAAAATAAATGGAAAAAGTTTGACTATCAAGCCACAAAAAAAGCACCGACAATAAAGGAAGAAAATATTGATTTTAAAAGTGCTTTAAATGGTTTATTATCTGATGTATTAGAAAATAAAAACGGCATTGATAAAACGGATGGAAATTTAGATTTTCAAAATGAAAATGTGCAAATTAAAAATTTAAACTCACTTTATGAGGGGGAGAATAATTCTTTGCTTTTTCAAAAAGAATTTTATGCTGCACAGGATAGTTATAATTATTCAGGTGGTTTAATCAATCGTTATGAAAAAGATGATTTTTTATTGGGCTTAAATGGCTTTATTGACGGCAAGAAAGAGCAAAAAGAAAGTAAAAGTTTTGGAGCTGAAATAGGTTATCATCAATTTATAAAAGCTTATAGTAATTATTATATTCCAAATGAAGCAGATGAAAATTTACAACTTGGAGTAAGCTTTACTATCCCGACTTATAGTGCTTTTATTTTTGATATAAGTAAAGACAGTGAAAAAACAAATTATCAAGTGTCGTACTCGCCTTATAGTGTTTTTAGTTTGAAATTGTTACACCGTGATTTTAAGGCAAAAGAAACTACGGATGATACGGTTTTACAAGTGGGCTTTAGTTTTAATTTTGATAAGAGTTTTTTGAAGCAACTTAAAAAGAAAGATAATGCTTTGCAAGAAGTTAATCGTTATGACTTCTTGCAAAGAGTGCGTTAA